The Streptomyces sp. NBC_00659 genomic interval CATCGGCAGGATCAGGCCGGACAGCAGCATGGACGGCACGGTGAGCGCGTTGACGGCGGGGCCGAACTCCTGGGGCGTACGGACCTTCATGGCGAGCGCGTAGGACAGGGAGGCGAGCGAGAGGGTCAGCAGGGCGACGAACGCGAAGCCGATCAGGACGCCGGCGAGCGGCGCCCGCAGACCCGTCACCAGCGCCGCCAGGACGAGCAGCACCGACTGGAGCACCAGGACGGCGGCGTCGCGCAGGATGCGGCCCAGCAGGAGCGCGAGGCGGCTCACCGGAGTGACACGCATGCGCTCCACGACGCCCAGGTTCTTCTCGACGATGACGGAGAACCCGGCGAACGCGGCACCGAACAGGCTCAGCTGGAGGAGCAGTCCGGGGACGAGGATCTGCCAGGACGTGCCCCGGGCGCCGAGCGGCAGACCGGTCAGGAGCGGGCCGAAGAGGAGCAGGTAGAGCAGGGGCATGAGGACGCCGAAGAGCATCGCGAAGCGGGAACGCAGGGTCTGGCGGGCATAGCGCCCGAAGATCAGCGCGGTGTCGTGGAGAAGCATCGGCCGGTACGTCCTATACGGCTACGGAGGCGGCACCGGCGGGCTCCGGGCCGCGGCCGGTGATGGCGAGGAACGTGTCCTGGAGGCTCGCGTCGAGGGAGCCGGTGTGGGCGAGCTTCAGCGCGGCGGGCGTGCCGTCGGCGACCACGACGCCCCGGTCGACGATCACGATCCGGTCCGCGAGCGCGTCCGCCTCGTCGAGGTGGTGGGTGGTCAGGAAGACCGTGGTGCCGTAGGTGTCACGCAGCTCGCGGACGAGGTCCCAGAGGGCGGCCCGGCTGCCGGGGTCGAGACCGGTCGTCGGCTCGTCGAGGAACAGCACCTCGGGGCGGTGGGTGAGGCCGAGCGCGATGTCCAGGCGCCGTCGCTGCCCTCCGGAGAGCGCGGCCGTCCTGCGGTCCAGCACGTCGGCGAGGCCGAGCTCGTGGGCCAGTTCCCCGGCCCGCTCGGCCGCCCGCGGCTTCGTCAGCCGGTACAGCCGTCCCTGGGTGACGAGTTCCTCCCGCACCGTCACCTGAGGGTCGACGCCGCCCGACTGCGCCACGTAGCCGCAGGCGCGGCGGACACCGGCCGGATCGCCGGCCAGGTCGCGGCCCGCGACCGTCGCCGCGCCGCCGGTGGGCGCGAGCAGGGTGGTGAGCATCTTGAGCGTGGTGGTCTTGCCCGCGCCGTTCGGGCCGAGGAGGCCGAGGATCTCGCCGGGCCGCACCGTGAGGTCGATGCCGCGCACCGCCTCGACCGGGCCGTGCTTCGTCGCGAAGGTACGGGCCAGGCCGGCCGTACTGATGATTGCCATGCCGTCAAGAAAAACAGAGTCACTGAAAATTTGCAATGACTCCAAAAATTCAGGAGCTCCAGCGAAAGCTACGATGCGTGCATGACCGAGGGGCTCAGGGAGCGGAAGAAGCGGCAGACCCGGCAGTACATCTCCGATGTCGCCACGGGGCTGTTCCTGGAGCGGGGCTTCGACGCGGTGAAGGTCGCGGAGATCGCGGACGCCGCGAACGTCTCCGTGAACACCGTGTACAACTACTTCCCGGCCAAGGAGGACCTCTTCCTCGACCGGTCCGCGGGCGTGGTCGACCGGCTCGCCCGCTGGGTGCGCGGCCGCCCGAAGGGCGAGTCCGCCGCCGTCGCCGTCCTGCGCGAACTGCGCGAGGAGGCCGAGGCGGTCTCGCCCCGGCTCGGCCTGGCGGTGGGTGTCGCCCGCTTCATGCAGGTCGTCGACGAGGCCCCCGCGCTCCGCTCGCGGCTCTGGGCGATCGGCCAGGAGGCCCTGGAGGAAGCCCTGCGCGAGGAGACCGGTGCGCCGCCCGGGGACCCCCTGCCGGGCCTCGTCGCCGGTCAGATCAACTGGGTGCACCAGACCGTCACGACGGCCATCAGCCGCGAGATGAGGGCGGACCGCGCCCCGGACGAGGTGTCGCGCGAGATCCTCGTGCTCCTCGACGACATGGAGGAGCTCCTGAGCCCGAAGGTTCTCGGCTACGCCGTACGGGCTGACGGATGATCCGAGGCCCGGTGACACGTCCGGACCGGACGTGACGGGTGTCTCACGCCCTGAGACCGTGACACGCGTTACTTACGGGTTTCCCGCCCCCTTCCGAACGCTACTCTCCGCCGAAGAGGCATACACAAGCAGCGTGTTAAGGGAGTACGAGTGGCTGGGAAGCTCGCCGTCATCGGAGCCGGACTCATGGGGTCCGGTATCGCCCAGGTCTCCGCGCAGGCGGGCTGGGACGTCGTTCTGCGCGATGTCACCGACGAGGCGCTGAACCGCGGCCTCGACGGCATCAGGGCCTCGTACGACAAGTTCGTGAGCAAGGGCAGGCTGGAAGCCGCCGACGCGGACGCCGCGCTCGCGCGGATCACGGCGACCACCGACCTGGACGCGGCCGCCGACGCCGACATCGTCGTCGAGGCGGTCTTCGAGAAGCTCGAGGTCAAGCACGAGATCTTCCAGGCCCTGGACAAGATCGTCCGCCCTGACGCCGTGCTCGCCTCCAACACCTCCGCGATCCCGATCACCAAGATCGCGGCGGCCACGGAGCGCCCGGAGCGGGTCGTGGGCGTGCACTTCTTCTCGCCGGTGCCGATGATGCAGCTCGTCGAGCTGGTCCGCGGTTACAAGACCAGCGACGAAACGCTCGCCACCGCGCGGGAGTTCAGCGAGTCCGTCGGCAAGACCTGCATCGTCGTCAACCGCGACGTGGCCGGCTTCGTGACCACCCGCCTCATCTCGGCCCTCGTCGTCGAGGCGACGAAGCTGTACGAGTCGGGCGTGGCCACCGCCGAGGACATCGACCTCGCCTGCCGGCTGGGCTTCGGCCACGCCATGGGACCCCTGGCCACCGCCGACCTCACGGGCGTCGACATCCTGCTGCACGCCACCGGCAACATCTACACCGAGACCCAGGACGAGAAGTTCGCCCCGCCGGAGCTGATGCGCCGGATGGTTGACGCCGGTGACATCGGGCGCAAGAGCGGGCAGGGCTTCTACAAGCACTGAACGATCATGCGGCGACCGGGATCCGGTCGCCGCATGTGCCGCGGAAGCCGTGCACACCTCTCGGATGTCACTCCATGAGGTGAATTCGGTATCGGTTCGCTTACAGACGGCAACCTTCACGGCCCTCAGGCAGTCAGACCATGCACAACATGCAGACGCGAAGACGCGGAAACAGACACACGCGGAGTTACGAGACGCATTCTCGGGGAGCGCATATGTACATCAGGGGCGACCACGCCGAGCTGGTCGTCGGGGGCCGCCTCGACGTACGCAGCGCGGCGGACGCCCGTACGGTCCTGCACACGGCCGTCGACGACGGAGCGGGCGACCTGGTGCTGGATCTGTCCGAGCTGGATTCCTGGGACGCCACCGGGCTCGGTGTCATCATGGGGGCCCACCGACGCGCCGGGCGGTGCGGCCGACGGCTCGTGCTGCGCGGCGTACCGCCGCAGATGCAGCGCCTGCTGGTGGCCACCCGGCTGCACCGGATCCTGGCGATCGAGGGCGGGATCGGGGTCGAGTCCCTGCCCCGGGTGTGACCCGAGCGCACGCCCCCGTCACTCCTGCGCGCACGCGACCGCGTGCGCGACCGAGTACGCGCCCCGGCCGCCGCACCGGGCGCACGGCGTGCACAATCCTCACGAAGCCGTGATGCTTCGGGCGGCGCGGTACCCCGCCTGTTCATAGATACTGTGCGAAGGTTTAGGGTTCGGCTGCCCGCCGACCGAAACCCTACGAGCGGGCACCGGACCAGAAGCGACGAAGCGGTGTGCAGCCAGGCCGGGAGGGCATCGGCACACGACGCTTTTGGGGGGCTTGGAACATGGACCCGATCAACCGGGGAGCCGAAGAGCACGGCCATGACGACGACGGTCAGGTGACTCGCCCGCGCCCGCCGCGTGACCCGCTCGCAGCCGACCTCGGCCAGCACAAACCCGTGCCCGTCCGCACGGTCAGACTCGTCACGGGCGAATTCGCGCTCACCGTCAACCCCATCGACGGCAGCGAGATAGAGAACTGCCCGCCGCACGAGCGGCCGGCGACGCCGGCCAGGCACGACGCCGCGAAACGCGCCGAACTGGCCCGCGCGGCCCAGCCGCCCGTTCCGCCCGGCCCGGCCCAGCCCCGGCTGCCGCTCCTCGAACGCCACGAGGAGCGCGAGCAGGTCGTGCGCCTCCTCGCGCGCGGCCGCTCGGTACGGCTCACCGGCCCCTCGGGATCCGGCCGCACCGTCCTGCTGGACGCCGTCGCCGAGGACTGCGCGGACCTCGCCCCCGACGGCGTCGTCCGCCTGTCCGGCCTCGGGCGCACCGCGAGCGACGTGCTGTACGACCTCTTCGCGGCCGTCTACGAAGCCCCCTTGTACCGCCCGGACCACGAGGAACTGCACCGGCTCGTCCGCGAGATCGGGGCGGTCGTCATCGTCGACGACGCGGAGATCGGCGGCAGCGCCCTCGACGTGCTGCTCGACGCCACCCCCGAGTGCGCCTTCGTGATCGCCGTCACTCCCGACATACCGGCCCCGTCCGTCCAGGCCCAGCTCGACGAGGTCCTGCTCGGCGGTCTCGACCGCAGCGGCGGCCTCGAACTGCTGGAGCGCTCCGTCGGACGCGTCCTGAGCGAGGACGAGTCGAACTGGGCGGGCGACCTCTGGTTCGAGTCCGAGGGACTGCCGCTGCGCTTCATACAGGCCGGAGCGCTGCTGCGGCAGCGCGACCGGATGCAGGCCAGCGAAGAGGCCTTCGACGACTACGGCGTCTTCCAGGAAGCCCCGGCCGACGCGGCCTTCGAGACAGGCGACGGAACCGACGTACCGCTGCCCTCGCTCGCCGAGGGCGCCGCGCCCGCCGCGCTGCTCGCCTCCCGGCTCAGCGAGTCGGCGCGCGCCACTCTGCGCTTCGCCGTCGCGCTCGGCGGCGAGGTGCCCCACCAGGCCCATCTGCCCGCACTCGTGGGCGACACCCACGCCGACGCCGCGCTCGCCGAACTCGCGGCCTCCGCGCTGATCTCCCCGGTCGGCTCCCGCTACCGGCTCGCCGCCGGGGTGCAGGTCCAGCTGGAGGCCTCCGGATACGCGGACACCGTCCAGGAGAGCGCGCTGGCCGCCGCGCGGCACTACACCTGGTGGGCCGGGCACCCCTCGGTCACCCCGGAGCGGGTCTGCGCCGAGGCCGACGCGCTGCTCGCCGCCCTGGACATGCTCGTCCCGGTCACCACCGTCCCGCAGGACGAGGCCGAGGAGAGCGTCTCCGTCCAGCTCGCCCGCACGGCCGCGCCCGCCTTCGCGGCGGGACTGCACTGGAGCGCCTGGGAGCGCGTCCTGCGGTTCGGCGTCGAGGCCTCCGAGCTGGCCGACGACCTCGGTGAACAGGCCTACTTCCACCACGAGTTGGGTGTACTCGCGCTCTGCGGCCACCAGCTCGACCGGTCCCGCGCCGAGCTGGAGGCCTCCGTCGCCATGCGCGGCGAACTCGCCGACAAGCGCGGCACCACCGCCGGCCGCCGCGCCCTCGCGCTGGTCACCGACCGCTCCGGAACCCTTCAGCTGACCGGCGGGCGCACCGCGGCGGGCGAAGAGGTGCCCGGCGCGCGTCACGAGGAGTCGGTGTCGCCTCCCGGCGGTGTACCGGCCGCCTTCCCCCGCACCGACCCGTCGGGCGACACCCTCACGGTGCTCGCCCACCCGGGCAGCCCCGGCATTCCGCCGGCCGGGCCGCGGAGCGTCGCGGGGCGGCTGGTCACCGGCACCCGGCGCAATCTGGTGGCCGCGGGCGCGGGCGCGCTCCTCGTCGCCGTCCTCGGGACCGTGGTGACCCTCGGAGCGACCTCGGACCACAACAACGACACGCCGTCCGAGAAGATCGGCGTCAACCCGTCGGCCACGCAGGACAGCCAGGAGGACAGCCTGGGCGCGGACACGCCGAAGAAGGGCGACGACGCCTCTCCCGGCGCGGTGGCCACCCCCACCGACCCGGGCCCCGACGGCACGTACGGCACCTCGGACGACCCGACCCCCACGGCCTCGGCGAGCCGGCAGCCGTCCGGCGAACCGAGCGGGACGCACACCGGCGCGAGCAAGCCCTCGAAGTCGTCGTCCGCGCCGCCGTCGAAGTCGCCCACGCACAGGCCCTCCCCGTCCCCCTCGAAGTCGTCGAGCGCCTCGCCGTCGGCGTCCTCCACGAAGTCGTCGAGCCCTTCGCCGTCCACGTCGCCGTCGGCCAGTACGTCGACGACCCCGGCCACCACCGACTCCGCGAGCGGCCCCGTGCCGAGCAGCGCGGCGGCGCAGACGTCGGCGGGCAGCGGGCCGGAGAGCACCGGCTTCGCCACGACGTCGCCGAGCGGCACGGTGATCTGACCGTTCGGTCCGGACGCACCGGACCGTCTGGACAAAGCAGAGGGCCGGGTCCGATGGCGGACCCGGCCCTCTGCCGTATACGAACCCGGGGGGCTCAGAACAGCCGCAGTTTGTCGTCCTCGATGCCGCGCAGGGCGTCGTAGTCCAGGACCGCGCACCCGATGCCGCGGTCGGTGGCGAGGACGCGGGCCTGCGGCTTGATCTCCTGGGCGGCGAAGATGCCGCGGACCGGCGCGAGGTGCGGGTCGCGGTTCAACAGCTCCAGATAGCGCGTGAGTTGCTCCACGCCGTCGATCTCGCCGCGGCGCTTGATCTCCACGGCGACGGTCTTCCCCTCGCCGTCCCGGCACAGGATGTCGACCGGGCCGATGGCCGTCATGTACTCGCGGCGGATGAGCGAGTAGCCCTCGCCGAGGGTCTCGATGCGGTCGGCGAGCAGCTCCTGGAGGTGCGCTTCCACGCCGTCCTTGATCAGGCCGGGGTCCACGCCGAGTTCGTGCGAGGAGTCGTGGAGGATCTCCTCCATCGTGATGATGAGCTTCTCGCCCGCCTTGTTGATGACGGTCCAGGTGCCTTCGTCGTCGCCGGACCCCTCCTTCAGTGTGCAGGGCGGCGACATCCAGTTGAGGGGCTTGTAGGCCCGGTCGTCCGCGTGGATCGAGACGCTGCCGTCCGCCTTCACGAGGATCAGGCGGGGGGCCGACGGGAGATGGGCGGTGAGCCGGCCCGCGTAGTCCACGGAACAGCGGGCAATGACGAGACGCATGGTCGGCAACGCTACTCGACCGGCGGCGGTGCACGCGATTCTCGCGACCGTCCCGCGCCCGTCTCCCGGGCCCGGCGCCGAGGAGGAACTCATGGTTCGCCCCATTTGTTCCCCCGGC includes:
- a CDS encoding TetR/AcrR family transcriptional regulator — its product is MTEGLRERKKRQTRQYISDVATGLFLERGFDAVKVAEIADAANVSVNTVYNYFPAKEDLFLDRSAGVVDRLARWVRGRPKGESAAVAVLRELREEAEAVSPRLGLAVGVARFMQVVDEAPALRSRLWAIGQEALEEALREETGAPPGDPLPGLVAGQINWVHQTVTTAISREMRADRAPDEVSREILVLLDDMEELLSPKVLGYAVRADG
- a CDS encoding ABC transporter ATP-binding protein, whose translation is MAIISTAGLARTFATKHGPVEAVRGIDLTVRPGEILGLLGPNGAGKTTTLKMLTTLLAPTGGAATVAGRDLAGDPAGVRRACGYVAQSGGVDPQVTVREELVTQGRLYRLTKPRAAERAGELAHELGLADVLDRRTAALSGGQRRRLDIALGLTHRPEVLFLDEPTTGLDPGSRAALWDLVRELRDTYGTTVFLTTHHLDEADALADRIVIVDRGVVVADGTPAALKLAHTGSLDASLQDTFLAITGRGPEPAGAASVAV
- a CDS encoding 3-hydroxyacyl-CoA dehydrogenase family protein gives rise to the protein MAGKLAVIGAGLMGSGIAQVSAQAGWDVVLRDVTDEALNRGLDGIRASYDKFVSKGRLEAADADAALARITATTDLDAAADADIVVEAVFEKLEVKHEIFQALDKIVRPDAVLASNTSAIPITKIAAATERPERVVGVHFFSPVPMMQLVELVRGYKTSDETLATAREFSESVGKTCIVVNRDVAGFVTTRLISALVVEATKLYESGVATAEDIDLACRLGFGHAMGPLATADLTGVDILLHATGNIYTETQDEKFAPPELMRRMVDAGDIGRKSGQGFYKH
- a CDS encoding ATP-binding protein, with translation MDPINRGAEEHGHDDDGQVTRPRPPRDPLAADLGQHKPVPVRTVRLVTGEFALTVNPIDGSEIENCPPHERPATPARHDAAKRAELARAAQPPVPPGPAQPRLPLLERHEEREQVVRLLARGRSVRLTGPSGSGRTVLLDAVAEDCADLAPDGVVRLSGLGRTASDVLYDLFAAVYEAPLYRPDHEELHRLVREIGAVVIVDDAEIGGSALDVLLDATPECAFVIAVTPDIPAPSVQAQLDEVLLGGLDRSGGLELLERSVGRVLSEDESNWAGDLWFESEGLPLRFIQAGALLRQRDRMQASEEAFDDYGVFQEAPADAAFETGDGTDVPLPSLAEGAAPAALLASRLSESARATLRFAVALGGEVPHQAHLPALVGDTHADAALAELAASALISPVGSRYRLAAGVQVQLEASGYADTVQESALAAARHYTWWAGHPSVTPERVCAEADALLAALDMLVPVTTVPQDEAEESVSVQLARTAAPAFAAGLHWSAWERVLRFGVEASELADDLGEQAYFHHELGVLALCGHQLDRSRAELEASVAMRGELADKRGTTAGRRALALVTDRSGTLQLTGGRTAAGEEVPGARHEESVSPPGGVPAAFPRTDPSGDTLTVLAHPGSPGIPPAGPRSVAGRLVTGTRRNLVAAGAGALLVAVLGTVVTLGATSDHNNDTPSEKIGVNPSATQDSQEDSLGADTPKKGDDASPGAVATPTDPGPDGTYGTSDDPTPTASASRQPSGEPSGTHTGASKPSKSSSAPPSKSPTHRPSPSPSKSSSASPSASSTKSSSPSPSTSPSASTSTTPATTDSASGPVPSSAAAQTSAGSGPESTGFATTSPSGTVI
- a CDS encoding STAS domain-containing protein, which encodes MYIRGDHAELVVGGRLDVRSAADARTVLHTAVDDGAGDLVLDLSELDSWDATGLGVIMGAHRRAGRCGRRLVLRGVPPQMQRLLVATRLHRILAIEGGIGVESLPRV
- a CDS encoding ABC transporter permease; the encoded protein is MLLHDTALIFGRYARQTLRSRFAMLFGVLMPLLYLLLFGPLLTGLPLGARGTSWQILVPGLLLQLSLFGAAFAGFSVIVEKNLGVVERMRVTPVSRLALLLGRILRDAAVLVLQSVLLVLAALVTGLRAPLAGVLIGFAFVALLTLSLASLSYALAMKVRTPQEFGPAVNALTVPSMLLSGLILPMALAPGWLDVLSHLMPLRYLADAMRDAYVGSYTSAHMLYGVLVALALGALAVTVGTRAFRTAGA
- the nucS gene encoding endonuclease NucS encodes the protein MRLVIARCSVDYAGRLTAHLPSAPRLILVKADGSVSIHADDRAYKPLNWMSPPCTLKEGSGDDEGTWTVINKAGEKLIITMEEILHDSSHELGVDPGLIKDGVEAHLQELLADRIETLGEGYSLIRREYMTAIGPVDILCRDGEGKTVAVEIKRRGEIDGVEQLTRYLELLNRDPHLAPVRGIFAAQEIKPQARVLATDRGIGCAVLDYDALRGIEDDKLRLF